Below is a genomic region from Vulgatibacter sp..
GGCGAGGTGAGCGGCGCCGGCGGTGGCCACAGCCTCGCCTTCGACGCGGTGGCCCACGGGCCCACCGGAGGCGACGTCCTGCTCTTCTGGTCGGGGCCGACCTCCGCCGACGCGCAAGGGACCTTCGTGCGCAGCGGCAGCGTGAACCTCCAATTCACCGGCGGCGACGGCGTCGGCTACATCGTCGAGGCGGAGGCGAGCCAGCTGAAGCGCGCCGCGGGACAGTCCCTGCCCCACGCGGGCTCGATCGCGTTCCAGGGCCTCGAGGGCATGGCGAAGATCGAGTTCGGCGCCGAGTCGCCCACCACCGGCGGGATCCGGCTGACCCGCTCGAACGGCGTGGTCGAAACGGTGGTCGTCGCCCGCTGACGGGTAGGATGGCTGCCATGCACCCTGCCCTCACCAGCGCCTCCTGCCCCGGCTGCAACCGCCCCCGGGGCGACGGCCCCGAGTGCCCGCATTGCGGGCTGATCTACGCGCGCTGGCGGCAGCGGCCGGTGGCGGAGGAGCTGGCGGAGCGGCGGGTCCACCTCTCCCTGCAGCAGCGGCAGCGGCTCTTCCTCGGCCTGGCGGAGGCGATCCACGCGGGCCTCGCGCCGCTGGCCTTCGTCGAGGCGGCAGCAGGCGCGCTGCCCGCGCAGCTGGTCGCCTCGCTGCGGTCGGAGTTCACGGTGGGCACGCCGCTCTCGGCGACGCTGGGGCGCCTCGGGATCCTCGCCGGCGCCGACCTCGCCTTCCTGCAGGCAGGGGAGATCCAGGGGACGATGCCCGCGACCCTGCGCCTCCTCGCGCAGCGGGCGGCGGAGCGGAGGCGGGAGCGCGGCAGGGTGCTGCTCGCCCTGGCCTACCCGCTGCTGCTGGCGATCGGCGCGGTGATCATCGTGCCGGCGCCGCTGATCTTCCGGGAGGGCGTCGGCGCCTGGGCGGCGCGGGTGCTGCCGCTCCTGGCCGGCATGGGCGCCGCGGGCTTCTTCGCCCTGGTCCTCGTGCCGCGGATGCGGCCCGACGCCGGGCCGCGGCGCTTCCTCCGCAGCGCAGGCCTCGTACTGCCCGGGTCGCGGCAGGCGCTGCGCAACGGATCGATCGCCACCTTCCTCGAGGTGCTGGGTTCCTGCGTGGCCGCCGGGATCGCGGTGCGGCAGGCGCTGCCACTCGCGCTCGACGCGGCCCCGCACCCGGCCTTCCGCGCCACCGGCCCGCAGGAGCGGCTCGAGGCCGGCGCGACGCTGGCGGAGGCGGTGGCGACGATCGCGGTGGTGCCGCCGGCGACGCTGGCGCAGATCGCGCAGGCCGAAGTCACCGGGACGATCGATCGGGTGCTGCCGGCGCTGGTGGCGGATCACCGGCAGCGGGCCCGGGTGGGGACGCTCGTGGCGGTGGTGCTGCTCGGGCTCGTCGCCGTCGGGGTGGTGGTGGGCACGCTGGCGTGGTCGGTGATCGAGGCGTGGCTCGCCTACTTCCGGCAGGTGGAGCGGGCCGGCGGCTGAATCTTGCCGTGCACCACGGAGAATACGGCATTGCCCGGCGTCGCTGTCGCGGCGCGAGCCGTCACGGGTGGCCGATTCCCGTGCAGACGTCGCTTCCCGCACGGGCACGGGTCGTGCTTCGCTGGAGCGCATGGACCGAATTCATCTGCATGGGCTCCTGGCGTTTGCGCTCGGGCTGGTGCTCGCCGCCTGCGGCGAGTCCGCAGGGGAGTCTGCCGGCGCATCCGGTGACGGCGGAGGCGGCGGCCTCGGCGGCTGCACCCGCGACGCCGACTGCCCCGCGGGGCTGGTCTGCAACGCCGAGGCGCGCTGCGTCGCGAGCGACGGGCTGCCGCCGGAGGAGGAGGAGAGCCGGATCGCCGCCCGCCCCGCCGCCTCGGCGGAGCGGCTCTACGTGATCGCGCCGTTCGCCGACGCGGTGACGCTGATCGACCCCGAGACGCTGGCGCTGGAGTCGGTGCCGGTCCCCGAGGAGCCGGTCGATCTGGCGGTGCTCCCCGGCGAGGACGCGGCGCTGGTGCTCTCGCGGAGCGGCAGGGCGATCTCCCTCCTCGCCAGGCAGGGCGGGGTGGTGGGCCTGCAGGTGGCGCCGCTGGCCCGTCGCTTCGGCGCGGTGGCCCTCGCGCCGGACGGCGCCTGGGCGCTCCTCTGGACGCCGGAGGGCATGCTCCCCGACGCTGGCGCCGAGGGGATCGTGGGGCTCGTCGACGTGGACGCCCTGCGCGCAGGCCTCGAGGGTCCGGTGGCGGATTTCGCCGCAGGCCGCCGGCACACGGCGGTCCACTTCCGCACCGTCGCAGACGATGCGGTCGACGCGGTGGTGGTGGGCAAGGTGGAGATCGCCGTCTTCCCCCTCGGGGCGGAGGATCCCGCCCCGACCCGGATCGCGCTGCCGGCGCTCTTCGCCGAGATCGCCACCCGCGAGGTGGTGGCGGCGCCGGACGGCTCCTTCCTCCTGCTCCGCTCCCTGGCAGCGCCGGAGCTCGCCGTCTTCGACGTGGAGGCCCGCACCCTCTCCACCTTGCCCCTGCCGGCCCCCGCCAGCGATCTCGACGTGACCGCCGACGGATCGCTGGCGGTGGCGGTGCTCCGCACCACCAGCCAGGTGGCCTGGTTCCCGCTGCCCGCCGCCCTCGGTGATCCGGCGGCGGTGCAGGTGGCGACGGTGGAGCTCCCGGCGATCGGCTGCGAGGAGGTGCCCTGCCTGGCGGCGCCGGGCCAGGTGGCGCTGGCGCCGGACGGCAGCTTCGCCGTGCTCTTCTCCAACGCCGCGCCCACGGAGAGCCTCGGCATCTTCGACCCGGCGGATGGCTCCACCGCGATCTTCTCGGCCCTCGAGAAGCAGGTGCATTCGGTGGCGCTCTCGCCGGACGGCACGCAGGCGCTCGTCTTCCACCTCGCCGATCCCGACTCCACCGCCGCCGATCTCTACGAGCGCTGGGTGGATCAATCCGAGGGCTACGCGGTGGTCGACCTCGAGCGCGGCATCGCCCAGCTCAAGCTCACCGACAGCCTCGTTCCCCGGGAGGCGGTCTTCGCCACCGGCGATCGCTACGCCGGCGTCACCCTGCGCGACGACGAAGCGAAGCGCTTCGGCCTCGACGCGATCGATCTCGAGACGCTGGTGACCGAGCCGCTGCAGCTCGCCTCGGCGCCGGAGTTCGCCGGGCCCCTGCCCGCCTCGACGCCGGAGCAGCACCATCGGATCTGGGTGACACAGGAACATCCCGCCGGCCGCATCGGCATCGCTCGCCTCGACGAGCGCACGGTGCGCACCATCACGGGCTTCGAGCTCGAATCGGAGGTGCGTTGATGCGCCGCCTTCTCTTTTCCCTGCTCGCGCTCGCCACGGTGGCCTGTGGCAGCCGCGGCGCCCGCTGGGACGAGCCGCTGGAGGCGGAGGGTCCCTTCGTCGCAGCCGATCGGCTGGTGTGGCTCAATCGCACCGCCTCGCTGCTCGTGGTCCTCGATCCGCAGGGTGGCGACGGTGCCCGCGCCTTCGACGTGGTGGGGAGGATCCGCGGCGCCGCTCCCTGGTCCGGCGGGATGGCGATCCTCGGCGGCAGAGGCGACGCCCCCACGCTCGAGATCGTGCGCCTGCCAGGTGGCGAGCGGCGGCGGATCGCCTTGGGCGCTGCGTGGGACGAGATCGCGGTCGCGCCGGACGGCACGCACGCGGTGCTCCGCTTCGATCCCGACGTTCCGCCCGCCGCCGGCGCGCCGCCGGTGCGCAACCTGAACGAGATCGGCGTGGTCGATCTCGCCGCGGGCAGCGCCACGACGGTGGTGCTCCAGACCGAGGCGCTGGTGCCGCGCGCGGTGGTCTTCCAGCCCGGCGGCACCCTCGCCGCCCTCCTCTTCGACAACGCCATCGCCCTGGTCGACACCGCGGCGCCGGCGCGCCGGGTGCAGGTTCCCCTCAAATTGCGGGACGGCACCGCGCTCCGGCCGGCGGAGGCGCTCTTCTCGCCGGACGGCAGCTTCCTCTTCGTGCGGGCCGTCGGCTCCGAGGACGTGCTCACGCTGGAGCTCCTCGAGGCGGCCGGCGCCCTCGACGTCTCGATCAACTTCCTCTTCGTCGCCGGGGGCCGGTCGCTGCAGGACATCGCCGTCGCCGAGGCGCTGGGCAACGCGGTGGTGGCGCTCTACGCCAGCCACGTGGCGCTCCTCGACGCCACGGGCGACAGCGGCGCGACGCACGTGGCGGCGCTGGAGCCGGATCTCGATCGGATCACCGATCTCGGCGACGGCCTGCTCCTCCTCACCGCGCAGGGCTTCGCCACGGATCGCCTGTCCGTAGCCGCCTGGGATCCGGCCGCTGGCCGGCTGGTGGTCGATCGCCTCGAGCGGCCGCTTGCCGGCGCGCCGGTGGTGGCGAACGGCGAGGCCTTTCTCCCGCAGCAGGGCGGCACCACCGGCGCGCTCACCGTGGCGCGGGTGGAGCGGGATCCCGCCAGGTTGCGGCTCGATCTGCAGGCGCTGCAGGTGGCCGGGCAGATCACCTCCACCGCCGTCGACGGGGCGAGCGGCGTGGTCTTCCTCGGGCTCGATCTCCAGCGTCCGGCGACGGTGGACGATACCGCCACCGGCGGCGTCGCGGCGATCACCGCCGGCAGCCTCGCCAGCGATGGCCTGCTCCTCGACGCGCCGGTTCGGCAGGTGGGCGTGGTGGGCGGCAGCATCTACGCGCTGCACGACGATCGACTGGGCGACGTGACGCTGGCGCCGCTGCGCTCGTTGCGCCGCGAGGACGCGGTCCGCTACGAGGGCGTGCTGCTCGGTGGTCTCTTCGACCGGGGGGAGGAGTGATGAGCGTGCGTGCCCTTTTCGCTGCGTGCTGCGTGTGGCTCGCCGCCACGCCGGCGCTCGCCGACGTGCACCTCTTCACCCGCGTCGGATCGATTTGGATCACCGATCCCTCCTTCGATCTGGTGAGCGGTACCGACGCGCTCCCCAACGTGCTCTTCGGCGCGGGGTGGGAGGCAGGGCGCGGCTCGCCCCTCGCCTTCGAGGTGGCGTACGGGCTCGCCGGCGCCAGCGACGAGGTCTTCGAGGCGATCGACACCAACTTCCTGCTGCAGCAGCTCCAGGGCGCGGCGATCTACCGGCGGCCCTTCTCCGAGCGCTGGCGCTGGTTCGCACGAGGCGCTGCGGCGCTGGAGCACGCGAGCCTCGATCTCGGTGCCTCGCGGATCCTCGAGGCGTCGGCCTGGGGGCTGGCGCTGGAGGGAACGCTGGGGACGGAG
It encodes:
- a CDS encoding type II secretion system F family protein; this encodes MHPALTSASCPGCNRPRGDGPECPHCGLIYARWRQRPVAEELAERRVHLSLQQRQRLFLGLAEAIHAGLAPLAFVEAAAGALPAQLVASLRSEFTVGTPLSATLGRLGILAGADLAFLQAGEIQGTMPATLRLLAQRAAERRRERGRVLLALAYPLLLAIGAVIIVPAPLIFREGVGAWAARVLPLLAGMGAAGFFALVLVPRMRPDAGPRRFLRSAGLVLPGSRQALRNGSIATFLEVLGSCVAAGIAVRQALPLALDAAPHPAFRATGPQERLEAGATLAEAVATIAVVPPATLAQIAQAEVTGTIDRVLPALVADHRQRARVGTLVAVVLLGLVAVGVVVGTLAWSVIEAWLAYFRQVERAGG